The Raphanus sativus cultivar WK10039 chromosome 2, ASM80110v3, whole genome shotgun sequence DNA segment aatatatgccTTTTTGTTCGAAAACAGATCAATAGTAAGATTCAAAAGGACCCAATTGAGAGAACTTACTAAATGTAACGAAgagtgaaagagagagaaagagagaaagattgaatctttttGGTGAGAGAGTGATGAACATAATTGATCTTTGATTAAAGAGTTATGGTTTCAATAGATGCGAATTCGTCTTTTTCCTCGCTAATCTCCATGACTATTGTTCTCTTAGTGTTTCTCGTAGTCTCAAACAGTGTTTGTCAAAGAAGAACGATATTTATGGTTCTCTAAATAAAAATGTGGTTGTTATGTCGCCGAGTTCTCCGGAGATCTTGTCAGAGCACGTCTCAATTTGATCTCGTGACAGAGATTTGGAAGAGAAATATATCTAGGTTAGATTAATGAAATGAGgaatataatgatatttttcctatttaaattttaatggtaaaaGTGATTATGGTATATATGAAATATGGTACAAGAAAGATGGTAGTTTAGGCAAATTCCctttaaattaatagaattcacatgtatataattttttttcttcttaataaCTTTTGTGCTTTATACTTTAGTTGCAAGTATGGGTCTATTTGTCACATGAGttcatgttttttattttaatattttttttggatgaaAAGTTTGATATACAAAccaattaaactatatatacatgttctaacaataatgttataatatattataacagGTCGAagacataaaatattatattatattaaaaatttaaaactatttgtaCCCGCAAATTTTTGGGTAACCACCTAATACTATAATATTTAGATTTGAAGCATTCCAATACAATTTATCATGTATATGAGTCAATTTTTTATAGTCTATTTGAATATCTGAAAACTTAGTACATTCGTGGACTGTACCTTTTCGTAAGGATTATGTTATTATTcaaaatgtatttttcataaaaaaatttaaaatgaaaatctctatatatattttctgagttttaaaaaaattatactattattttctaaatgaCATTTCAAGATTTTCATGTTACACTACATGAAGCCTTTTTTCAagtttatacaaaataaaaatattttaattttagtgaAAACTTTATCATATAGAATGAGTTTGATGTTCGATTTATGAATACTTTTGTCTGCATGTTAATTTTTTGAATTGATAATATCTAACAAGTATTAAAAGGAGGATATCCTCAATAGTTAGGCTATCCACGTAGTTTAATTAAATCGACCAATAAAAATGTTACTTTGTGCCAGGTCAGCTCTTCTAAAGCCCACTAAACAAAAACCTTTGACATCCGATAGTCGTCCAATTCGTCTTCTCCGTTTTCTCTACTTGCGATCTCCGTTACTGAGCCTTCTCTGCAATTAATCAATCATTCTCTTTACTACACTCTTCATGTCTTTCTTTTCACCTTTCTCTCTATCTccttattttataaactacttCGTCTTCCTGTCAAAATCGAAGAGCTCCTCTCTTTTttgcatttttctttttgatcaacTTTCCAGGGTACGACCGAAGAGCTCCTCTCAATAAGCCGAATCCATGGCGATGAACCCAACAGAGAAACATGTCTCCATCTCACCGAAACTTGAAATATTAAGAGATGTGGAGAATTGATGGACGTGGATCTGCGAATGGTCGATCGAAAGGTAATTATTCGTACTGTCTACTTTGATTTAAAAACCTGTACACCTTCTGGATTATCCTTCTTACGAGTGTTCTTATATGGCTGCAGTAAAAAAGTAACATAGCATCTGCTCAGACTCCGAGACACCGATACCGTCGCCAAATACATCATGTATCCTATGGCCGTCACAACCATTCGGTATTTGAATTGAAATACTGATGATATGACTCAGATGTATGAGCTATGCTTAGAGCTTACTATTCAGCTTCATGTCAATTTGATGGGGTtagttctttcttttcttttgtgtgtATTAACATGCCGATCCTGAAGCTGGATTTAAATCCCTAGATCAGATTTCAGTTTCTATGTTTTAACTAAGAAAGTTCTATTTGGAAAAAATCATGATTTTGTAAATACTATGCTTTCTGATATTTTGTTACTATTTATTAGCTCTTAGATTCTCTCCTTATACCATTACATAAAAATGTGTTCGCTTCTGGGGGATCGATTCGGGAATACGCCATAGGTGCTGTGTATATTCTTTATTTTAGTCCAAATATTTTGTTCTGAACACAATAAGTTTTTTTACTCTGCAGTGTTGGTGGTTCAGACTATGGTTCTGTGAGGATAGGAGCTTTTATTGGcaaaacaataataagatcTTTTGCATCTTCTACATCAACCAGCTCAGGAGAGGCTGAAGAGGAGAGCTCGGAGTTGATAGACTACGATGCTTCTTTGGATTACTTTTGCAACCTTTCACCACATAGGTACTGTACTTACTGATTAAATCCAtcatttgtgattttaaccCAACTTAATtggatgatgataatgataTCTTTTGTTATTCTTTTTGTTCCAGATTTCAAGCTCTATACGCAAGTAAGCTCCCACAGTGTATCACAGGAGAAGAGTTCATCGGTAAGTATGGTGATCATGGTGATTTTGTCACAACCATTGACAGGAAAGGTACATACTGTTGGGATTGTcaaagcccatgtccaactctatattgaccattagtacgatattgtccactttgggtcTTAGAGGCTGGCCCGTAtagatttacttttggtttccattccaaaaggcctcgtactaattagagttggacttctctttatatattagacttttcTTTGTCTAATATCCAATTTGGGACTTAGATTGACATCTCACATTCTCCCCCTCAAACTAAGAACCACAAGAGAATTCTCCAATATGGGACTTAGATTGCATCTCACATTCTCTCCCTCAAACTAAGAACCACAACTCATCTCTTGTGTGTTTCCTAATCACAGGGCTTTCCTTTGAAAATGTTTATTCCACAACATCACAACACAGGTTCCATGATCTTCTGACATTCCTGCTACAGAcctcctttttctttcttcaaggATTCCTCATTCCTTCGAGGGGTATTTTAGTCTTTCTTGCAGATCTTCGtcaaaccgctctgataccaattgttgggattgtcaaagcccatgtccaactctatattGACCATTAGTatgatattgtccactttgggccttaGAGGCTgacccgcatggatttacttttggtttccatcccaaaaggcctcgtactaattagagttggacttctctttatatattagatttttctttgtctaatatccaatgtgggacttagatTGACATCTCACACATACCACATAATGTCCCCTACTAAACATCCAATTTATGAGAACTTCCTTGTCCAGGTATTTTGTTTAATGtacatgttgttgttgttgagttGTTAGAAGAATGATAGTGTTTTATCTTATATGATGAAACTGATCTGTTTCTTAGGCTTTCAAAGCATTGTTGACAGCAAATCCTTCAGAAGAACAGGTCATTGGTCTAGGGGAGCCTATGTACCAGGAGAGAATAATAGCTTTCACAAAATTGTCTGTTATGATCCATAAAGTCATTAACCTTGTGTTTACATGGCAGTGCCATGACAGCTACAGCGCGTGTGGGCTTGGCTCTGATGGTATAGACAGATTAGTGAGATTAGTACAGAAAATGGAGAAGTTGAAGCACTCTAGACCCGAGAACGGGGCTCTCTACGGGGCCAAGATCAAAGGAGGTGGTAGCGGCGGAACGGTTTGTGTTATTGGAAGGGGCAGTTTGAGAAGCagtgaacagattcttgaggtGAACATAATCAAAACTATTGATATATGATGATTCTTGAGctagaaatttataataaatagataatattaaagatgttaataatatatttttgaatgaaaaaGATGTTAATAATATGATGATTATGTGTTAAGCAAATACAGAGAAAGTATAAGCagtgaacagattcttgaggtGAACATAATCAAAACTATTGATATATGATGATTCTTGAGctagaaatttataataaatagataatattaaAGATGTTAATAATATACTTTTTGAATGAAAAAGATGTTAATAATATGATGATTATGTGTTAAGCAGATACAGAGAAAGTATAAGCAAACAACAGGGTTTATGCCATACGTGTTTGAAGGTTCATCTCCGGGAGCTGGCAAGTTTGGATATTTGAAGATACGCAAGAACTCTGCTCCTCCTTCTTCCACTTAaaacatttcttcttctttatttttgtcATTGATAACTTAAATACAGTTTAAGAACTCTGTCTGGTCACTTTCGTGTCTTCATTAAAACTAGATCGTTTTGGTGCGAGTATGCTGTGAttaataaagaatatattagCCTCTCTTTCACTTTTTGGTGCGAGTATGCTatgattaaattatttgatGGTGTTGATTACTTAATTTTGTTGAACAtgaaatttatttacataagtGTAATCTGATGTTTGATTTGTCGTGATTCCTTTTCTGTAAGGTagccaataaaaaaaatacaaaacctCAATCTTTAAGACAATGATCGCAGCCAAAATCAGGAATGTGATATGTTACAAATTTCCCAACAATCAAGAATGCACTAACACAAGTCCAGGTGAccacaaattttgaaaaccaaaaaaataaataccatTCAtctcattatttttattatgcttATTTTACTGTGAAGCTGGATTTCAGCTTAGCTTTTATCGATCTTTAGACCAGTACTGCTTTAGACAAAGAACATGGCTGGATATATGCAAAGTAATTGCGTGAATTTATCGATTGatcttatataataattaagaggaataacaaatttttttggCTATTATACATTctaaactaaattatttttattattgaacaatttccaaaatataaaagttaaaaacattcTATATTATAccaatataataaaactatatcacaataacaaaagaatcaaaaacaaatataaataataacaaaatttattctatgaaaataattttaaataataataatagaataTCTGGTGCGTAGCGCCGGCTAACCCCTAGTATAACTAATAAATACTGATGATTATATCCACATATACCAGCCAAAAAACctagttaatttatatttatagctTATACCTTATAATGAATTAATTATCATAAAACTAAATAGCCTTATTTCTAACACCTTTGGTGTAATATAGCATCATAACACATTTCCAATTACCATAACAAAAGTTATCAATAAACGCTCAGGGTGAGGACCAGTGGACCACTGCGTCCCATTGTAGACTTTGTCGCAAAAGAGCCTCACAGATTTTGCTTCACCAGCCTTTTCCTCTTCACACAGGttcttatataatttatttacactttgctcaactttttctttttcacttttCTCAACTTGAAGGTATATTTTGGTTCACGGAAGATTTCtttcattaattattttctagTTTTATATAGTCATCGAAAGATGTTAAGAATTTATTTGGTCCCCATTAGGAAGCAATAAGAAAAAAGCTCTAATTATGTTGTCACTATTCAATTATATATCTAATCATGAGAGCATCACTAGCGGTAGTGGTGGGACGGGATCCGGTATCCGGAAAATTTCGAGGTATTCGGATCCGGATCCTTATCTGGTGGATTTGTGATTTTACTATCTTTATTTGGATCTGGAGTTTTCGGATATCCGGATGTCGAATATCTttctaaaaattgtaatatctGATTCCGGATTTAGAAccgtaaaataaataaaaataatattaaaatatatacaaatattaaaaataatttaaaaataaaaaaaataaaaaatgtttataattattattatgtaatatattacaaattttatataaaatattattataaagataaaaacataataaataaatgagaaCTTTCCAAAGATGActcaaaatatgattttaaatgcaaacATATActcaaacttgaatcaaatgcaaaactaacttAAAAACTTTATGAAATTACAGTCAGCCCTTtgaccaaacaaaaacacaGAAGTCATTTTTACGAATATAGCCCCAGTTAGTCATCTGAATCGTCTGAGATATCATCTAGACGACTTCCAAGTTAGTCGTCTGATGTAGTTTATcttagaaataatatataaattataaaaaagaaattttgacaagtgaaaaattaaaatcttgtAATTATAAACAGTTTTAAGTGAtgtaaattaagatataaaaaattgaatagtTTTCAACATAGACGAGTGAAAGTAGTTAATCATGATATTATTTGGTTGTAGGGTTTGAAAACATATGTTATAGTATTGTATGTaatcttagggttagattttggaaagcttgaatgttttttgaaaaattaaaattttacctatatatgtttatttatgtgTATATTAAACATTTTCAACTTTAATTTGACTTTATGaagtgtttagttagttaatcAAGTTTAGGGGTTAAGTTTAGGGTCTAGACGactaacttgtaagtcgtctggtgaataatttaaaccagacgacttacaagttagtCGTCTAGACCGGACCGAACCTCTAattttaccaatgtacttttaaaccTAACCGGATCATTTACCGgacatataaatacattttttcactttcttcagatttcttttgtGTTCTCGTATTCCGTCGTTTTCACCGCGGATAATCTTTGCTCTTACGACGAATCTTGTTTCTCCTTCCTTCCGTAGACTATTGTAGTAGTTTAAACTGACTAACCACTTCTTTGTTTCCAGATCTGAAACCGCATCTCATCGAACTCCGACGCCGGTAAGTTATTTCTCTTGTCTTAAGGTGTTTAGCCGCCGTAAAAACCTAAAAAATTGTAGTCTTGATTCTTCTTTTCCCATTGATTTTTGCAGATCTGTAACTGCTGGTGTCGTTGGAGACCATCTCTTCTCCTACCGTAAGTCATCCATCCATCTTTTAAAAATCTGCATGCTTAACAAGATTTTGAGATCTGTAAGAGGTCGGTTTTAGTAATGTTCTACTAGAAGACTTCCTGGAAGTATTCCAGAGTGTAAGACTTCGTAgaagacttcctggaagtcgtctgagTTGTCTTACATTCTGGAAGACTTCCAGGAAAACTTTTGAATAGTCTTACACTCTGGAAGACTTCAACTCGTCTGAGTAGTCTTAAATTCTAGAAGATTTTCAAGAATTCTTCTGAGTAGTCTTACACTCTGGAAGActttgatataccatggattttacccgtttttaaccatggtatactagtattttattatatatttaatctgttttctagtctgttaggtatgttttcaggttcaggagtattttgtgagaaagtgatgtttttggagaattttggagtgcaagagatgatacacccgagttgaccattcaagactaagtcggaagtcaacattgcgattataatcgatcgatactcatcttgagttgtcgatcgatgtagctgagaagatccgcatactagaagattataatcgatcgatacacattcagtgttgtcgatcgatatcgaggacgaaatggtttagccgactacttcaccaagacttcaccaaattacgagattgcccctgacgagtttttaacctaatggaaatgcttaaatactcctgctaagtgtttttgacggcaaccttgaaccttcgaaagaagcaagcttttaacaaccttcaaagcagagagtgtgagagagagactagagttttatttgtttgagagagattggagagatttctcatctccttttgtatttctactttattctatctatgcaattctttcatctatctattgttatgaattgtttagctatgtctgagtagtctacttgttagatctagggtttaaataggtttgtgggattagccccaaaccataattgctaagttgtgatactcatcaaatggattgcaccctatgcttgttttagattagctaactagaacatagatcactaggatctttgattatcttgaattatccatttgagcttgcctgtctcccgttgagaagaacgacagttcctccttgagaccttgtggtcatattcggctcgcgcctaggcagatgtagaagccgtcgatcgatatcctgaCAGGTGAaccgatcggcgctgcgaaaggtgtatcgctcgatatctcgtgattcgatccctaagtactacagctgtacctcttatttgagagagtaagctctactgggtaatttgagcactatcaaatttggcgccgttgccggggagctttgatcgccattagatttaatcttattaatcttaggtttttcttttatcccctttcttatttaaatttttcttgtcttttcaggtacatgcccagcagtaccagaagcaacaggggaaatcaactattattctcagaggatcctgcacacttggaacgctcaatccgcaaagacctacgctccgcatcgatcgacagaaccgcattaccgtcgactaATACTCACGTTcgacagtcgaccgacactcagacaacaccgtcgaccgataccgttcgccgatctgcatcgttcgatacttctaaccgtatatcgatcgacactactccacGAAGCATGGTCGcaattgttattctcacgcagggcgagaatggaaacctgtatgaccaagatggtcatctgcgtaatgcaacaggtcagaagctagatgcacagggaaacataatccttgaacctgaagctgaggctacagaagaagctcaaacacgatcgttggcagactataaccgtccagacgagtactacaccaacagatcagctatccGACTTGATAAGCCCAAAATcgggaggatggctttggccggatgttggatatgaaccgagaagtcgaaggaacttctggaactgggatggattgaacggatcgtcaagaggtgcggaatgactcttgatataccaacgatctaaggctaaccaccaaagaacggatgaatgtgttggccaaccaccaaataacacacacagatgattggctgaccaccaaatcaacaagccggttcaaaccgatgaactagctaaagaactctctctcactcagagaagaagaacaaaaataaacaaccaaattgatctgcttttattcatgaaagtgactacatatttatactagatgcaaagagaaacataaataaagtgcggaaaaagatgtctagaaaatacaacatttgactaaataattattagagagtcaaagttgtagaaattgatGTAGTCTTGGTCAAGGTTGCGGAAAATGATGAAGTCTGGTCAAGATTGTGGATTCTGATGTAGACTGGTCAAGATTCGTCCAAgcgtccaggttcatccatgATGATCGGGTCCATCGTGTAAGGACAAGGACGCACGCGGGCTGGTCGGGCTGGTTGGTCGGGTGATCTTCATGAACTGATGGTGAAACCTCGGgttggtcgagctggttgacaagatcgccattttggttcgtgtccatgaacaaaaagaacggtgctcgattttggttctatcatactctccctcttcaaaaagatttgtcctcaaatctggaacattaaaaggaaaaggggTATAAGCACAAGAATCATAATCAATACATTGCTCACCTTGGGTTTGGTCCGGCTCTTGAATGGACGAAGATTCTTCTTGGTTTGTTTGATGACCATGGTTTTGCTCTCCATCTGACCCTTCATCCGGTTCATGTGGGTACTCATCGAAAATTGGCAATGGATCTGAAAGTCCTTCTTTTTCTTGCTCGGTTTCAACTTCCTTTTCTGGCTCGGTTTCAACGTTCTTCAAGGTCACCAACGGTTTCTGTTTTTAgcacttgttagcataatggccgaccttatggcatttgaaacacctggtagaaagagttttgcttgtgggtttcacagctttgcttttatcaaaagaattatcattagttttcaaatcagaatttgaaagataagaagacttacattgctTTTTTCGTGCTgaagaagtgttggtgttttccttccttttgagttgtcggacagcatgaatcgccttatgcaacattttctccaaactggcataagtctgaatctTATTCTGATTAAACACATCACGgctgcttctcttggttttggtgaagggacgatcaccacttctgacccacttctcatcatcggacctgttttgtctcttccttttctgcacaaaatcaaacctattagcagcaaactgtttcttattttcaaaaattaattgctctttttccgaaacagttttaaaaggaaagaagatatcatcttgtagtggttttgatttcttgagaagtccaaacatcctgaaacacttaacaaacgttagcacataaaagtcctcacactctcaaagtgtttagctcacgattttaggtgatcactcagagttcttttactggttcaaaggatgataggcagtcaaaattcagcaatcaaaaccaaaaacaaactttgtgggaaaaagaaaagataaagaaagatgaagagattgtttttttttgtgtggatccgccttaactgtcctaaggctgggtttctcttcagccagcaggattactcttccaccactccaagtgattcaagccaatcttttacttttttcttttttttcttctttttttctttttttccttttttctgattttttctttttttttaaatgacgatcacaagggagtaaaggaacagcctggatccaaaaagaaataagaaatgctgaagagatgagaaggtgaaaagaagatagaaaacaaaccagccaaagtggctctgataccaaatgataagcccaaaatcgggaggatggctttggccggatgttggatatgaaccgagaagtcgaaggaacttctggaactgggatggattgaac contains these protein-coding regions:
- the LOC108828972 gene encoding L-arabinokinase-like; the encoded protein is MYQERIIAFTKLSVMIHKVINLVFTWQCHDSYSACGLGSDGIDRLVRLVQKMEKLKHSRPENGALYGAKIKGGGSGGTVCVIGRGSLRSSEQILEIQRKYKQTTGFMPYVFEGSSPGAGKFGYLKIRKNSAPPSST